The following are from one region of the Aequoribacter fuscus genome:
- a CDS encoding ubiquinol-cytochrome c reductase has product MIKALVGLRDWVDARLPIMRAWNTHMGKYYAPKNFNFWYFFGFLSLVVLVNQLLTGIWLTMSYTPSSEGAFASVEYIMRDVEFGWLIRYMHSTGASAFFVVVYLHMFRALLYGSYQKPRELIWIFGMLIFVVLMAEAFVGYVLPWGQMSYWGAQVIISLFGAIPVVGEDLVTWIRGDFLISGITLNRFFALHVVALPIVLLALVVLHLLALHEVGSNNPDGVDIKKYKDENGVPLDGIAFHPYYSVHDLQGLGVFLFIFCGVIFFMPEMGGFFLEYANFEEANALKTPAHIAPVWYFTPFYSVLRAVPDKFWGFVAFAASVAIPFLLPWLDRSPVKSWRYKGNITKVMLTLFVASFLILGVLGVKAPTPERTLLAQICSVFYFFFFLAMPIWSSMDKTKPVPERVTMDGGLSAMGVLGAAAVIAVLTVLPLKAVGAESEYACGSIPCDEITVDHSNKASLQSGAQMFMNYCFGCHSLQYQRYNRVAADLGIPEDLFEANLKFDTDVKMGALMNNAMDKQLAKQWFGATPPDLTLISRARQPEWLYTYLRTFYADPSRPYGVNNKVFKDVGMPHVLMDLQGMPECAMGPGHAANGGVKRDPLTGEDILDVPCGRLEVKQAGAMTTAEFDAAIYDLVNFLSYSADPVTEKRHRIGLFTLMFIVLFFVLAWLLNREYWKDVH; this is encoded by the coding sequence GCTTGTCAACCAGTTACTTACGGGCATTTGGCTGACGATGAGCTATACCCCCAGTTCTGAGGGCGCCTTTGCTTCCGTTGAATACATCATGCGTGACGTCGAGTTTGGCTGGTTAATTCGCTACATGCATTCAACCGGTGCCTCTGCGTTTTTCGTGGTGGTGTATCTGCACATGTTTCGTGCTTTGTTGTACGGATCGTATCAAAAGCCTCGAGAGCTAATCTGGATTTTCGGAATGCTGATTTTCGTTGTGCTGATGGCTGAGGCTTTTGTGGGTTACGTGTTGCCTTGGGGGCAAATGTCCTACTGGGGTGCCCAGGTAATTATCTCGCTGTTTGGGGCGATCCCTGTTGTCGGTGAAGATCTTGTTACTTGGATTCGTGGCGACTTCCTGATTTCAGGTATCACCTTGAACCGTTTCTTTGCGCTTCATGTCGTGGCTTTGCCAATCGTACTCCTGGCGCTCGTGGTGTTGCACCTGTTGGCGCTGCATGAGGTTGGTTCTAACAACCCCGACGGCGTGGATATCAAGAAGTACAAAGACGAAAACGGCGTACCTTTAGACGGGATCGCGTTCCATCCGTATTACTCAGTGCACGATTTACAGGGACTGGGCGTTTTCTTATTCATCTTCTGCGGCGTGATCTTCTTTATGCCAGAGATGGGCGGATTTTTCCTCGAGTACGCGAACTTCGAAGAAGCTAACGCACTAAAAACGCCTGCGCACATCGCGCCGGTATGGTACTTCACACCTTTTTACTCGGTGTTGCGTGCGGTTCCGGATAAGTTCTGGGGCTTTGTCGCCTTTGCGGCGTCTGTTGCTATTCCTTTCTTGTTGCCATGGTTAGACCGTTCGCCCGTGAAAAGCTGGCGCTATAAAGGCAACATTACCAAGGTTATGCTGACATTATTCGTTGCTTCGTTTTTGATCTTAGGTGTGTTAGGTGTGAAAGCGCCAACGCCTGAGCGCACACTGTTGGCTCAGATTTGCTCAGTGTTCTACTTCTTCTTTTTCCTGGCGATGCCGATTTGGTCTTCTATGGATAAAACCAAGCCTGTGCCCGAGCGCGTGACCATGGACGGTGGTTTGAGTGCGATGGGTGTGCTTGGCGCTGCTGCGGTAATCGCGGTGCTCACCGTATTACCGTTAAAGGCCGTTGGCGCAGAGTCTGAGTACGCTTGTGGTAGCATTCCCTGTGACGAGATTACAGTGGATCACAGCAATAAGGCGTCATTGCAAAGCGGCGCTCAAATGTTCATGAACTACTGCTTTGGTTGCCACTCATTGCAGTACCAGCGCTACAACCGCGTTGCAGCCGACTTAGGGATTCCTGAAGATCTGTTCGAGGCTAACCTGAAGTTTGACACCGACGTCAAAATGGGCGCCTTAATGAACAACGCCATGGATAAGCAGCTTGCGAAGCAGTGGTTTGGTGCGACGCCTCCTGATTTGACGTTAATTTCGCGCGCGCGCCAGCCTGAGTGGTTATACACCTACTTGCGTACCTTTTATGCAGACCCTTCGCGTCCTTACGGCGTGAATAACAAAGTATTCAAAGACGTCGGTATGCCGCATGTTCTGATGGATTTGCAGGGCATGCCAGAGTGTGCAATGGGTCCTGGTCATGCTGCCAATGGCGGTGTGAAACGCGATCCGCTGACAGGCGAAGATATTTTAGATGTGCCTTGTGGTCGTTTAGAGGTCAAACAAGCTGGAGCGATGACGACAGCCGAATTCGATGCGGCTATTTATGACTTAGTTAACTTCCTGTCTTACAGCGCTGATCCAGTGACTGAAAAACGCCATCGCATTGGTTTATTCACTTTGATGTTTATCGTTTTATTCTTCGTATTGGCGTGGTTGCTTAACCGCGAATACTGGAAAGACGTTCATTAA